Proteins from a genomic interval of Qipengyuania sp. JC766:
- the ftsA gene encoding cell division protein FtsA: MATPRIARVFGAVNVGSFRISAMIMGLTETDELVVLGSGHRASQGIKRGYVTDMAAATHAIRDAVERAERMAGTNVSSVWVGCTGAGLESRIAKVEIEIGGRRIEDEDIEQLLLVARETIQPDGRMVLHAQPAHYTLDGAHGVANPSGLHAEHLGVDIHVMLAESAPVRNLIEAVQNAHLEVESVVATPIAAGHSSLTPEERELGTALVEIGGDVTNVSVYAAGMLLGLKSIPFGSSDITDAIASSFGIRRFQAERLKCVSGSAIAAPSDHREMIPLLGPDESAADGQARGADEQNRISRAQLVSVVTEQLAHLTDETGRALKELGFTGLVSGQVVLTGGGSELAGIADFAQSALGRPVRIAKPPSLRGLPEAHAHPGFATLTGICLYAAEDPIDIRRVDPAYQDVIRPGLWSVVQRLFRAMKANF, translated from the coding sequence ATGGCGACGCCTCGCATAGCGCGCGTGTTCGGGGCCGTGAATGTCGGCTCCTTCCGCATTTCGGCGATGATCATGGGCCTGACGGAAACGGACGAACTGGTTGTCCTGGGCTCCGGTCACCGGGCCAGCCAGGGGATCAAGCGCGGTTACGTGACCGACATGGCCGCCGCCACCCATGCCATCCGTGACGCGGTGGAGCGGGCCGAGCGCATGGCGGGCACGAACGTCTCCAGCGTCTGGGTCGGCTGCACCGGCGCGGGCCTGGAAAGCCGCATCGCCAAGGTCGAGATCGAGATCGGCGGCCGCCGGATCGAGGACGAGGATATCGAGCAGCTGCTGCTGGTCGCGCGCGAGACGATCCAGCCCGACGGGCGGATGGTCCTGCACGCGCAGCCCGCGCATTACACGCTCGATGGGGCGCATGGCGTCGCCAACCCGTCCGGCCTCCATGCCGAGCACTTGGGCGTCGACATCCACGTGATGCTGGCCGAAAGCGCACCCGTCCGCAACCTGATCGAAGCGGTCCAGAACGCGCACCTTGAAGTGGAAAGCGTGGTCGCGACCCCGATCGCGGCGGGCCATTCGAGCCTGACGCCCGAAGAACGCGAACTGGGCACTGCGCTGGTCGAGATCGGCGGCGATGTCACCAATGTGAGCGTCTACGCCGCCGGAATGTTGCTCGGGCTCAAGAGCATTCCGTTCGGCTCCAGCGATATCACCGACGCCATCGCATCGTCCTTCGGCATCCGGCGTTTCCAGGCGGAGCGCCTGAAATGCGTGTCCGGGTCCGCGATCGCCGCGCCGAGCGATCATCGGGAAATGATCCCGCTGCTGGGTCCGGACGAAAGCGCGGCCGACGGGCAAGCGCGCGGCGCGGACGAACAGAACCGCATCTCGCGCGCGCAGCTGGTGTCGGTCGTGACCGAACAGCTCGCCCACCTGACGGACGAAACCGGGCGCGCGCTGAAGGAACTGGGCTTCACCGGCCTCGTCTCCGGCCAGGTCGTGCTGACCGGCGGGGGATCGGAACTGGCCGGGATCGCGGATTTCGCGCAGAGCGCGCTCGGCCGCCCGGTCCGCATTGCCAAGCCGCCGTCGCTCCGCGGATTGCCCGAAGCGCATGCGCATCCCGGTTTCGCGACGCTGACCGGGATCTGCCTTTACGCGGCGGAAGACCCGATCGACATTCGCCGGGTCGACCCGGCATACCAGGACGTGATACGGCCCGGCCTGTGGTCCGTGGTCCAGCGCCTGTTCAGGGCCATGAAGGCCAACTTTTAA
- a CDS encoding cell division protein FtsQ/DivIB produces the protein MARVKRKPTSARRSTAQRKRATTARRAKAKTMGLTDQLVAILPFTEEQLQKAFLVVILAVAGGLAWLVASLAGVPAMAQAQMAVWASDSGFEVQRVQVTGVDRINELRVYERVLSARETPMPLVDLEAIRSEVVELSWVKDARVSRQLPDTILVDIVEREPHAVLRKPDRLVLIDETGEELEPISAENAKGMLIVSGMGARKQVVALGELLDAAPALKPQVVEAEWIGNRRWNLTFKTDQVLAMPEGSDEAASALVSFAKLDGRQRLLGGRVARFDMRAPGRVYMLTRDGDRIGEGEGS, from the coding sequence ATGGCTAGGGTCAAGCGCAAGCCGACCAGCGCACGCCGTTCGACCGCGCAGCGCAAGCGCGCGACGACCGCGCGGCGCGCGAAGGCGAAGACGATGGGGCTGACCGACCAGCTGGTCGCGATCCTGCCCTTCACCGAGGAACAGCTGCAAAAGGCGTTCCTGGTCGTGATTCTGGCCGTGGCGGGCGGCCTTGCATGGCTGGTCGCATCGCTCGCCGGCGTGCCTGCGATGGCGCAGGCGCAGATGGCGGTCTGGGCGTCCGATTCCGGTTTCGAGGTCCAGCGCGTGCAGGTTACCGGCGTCGACCGGATCAACGAGTTGCGCGTCTACGAACGGGTCCTGTCCGCCCGCGAGACCCCGATGCCGCTGGTCGACCTGGAAGCGATCCGCAGCGAGGTGGTCGAACTGAGCTGGGTGAAGGACGCGCGCGTCTCGCGCCAGTTGCCCGACACGATCCTGGTCGACATCGTCGAACGCGAGCCGCACGCCGTGCTGCGCAAGCCCGACCGGCTGGTCCTGATCGACGAGACCGGCGAGGAGCTGGAACCGATTTCCGCCGAGAACGCCAAGGGCATGCTGATCGTGTCCGGCATGGGTGCGCGCAAGCAGGTCGTGGCGCTGGGCGAACTGCTCGATGCGGCGCCCGCGCTCAAACCGCAGGTGGTCGAAGCCGAATGGATCGGCAACCGCCGCTGGAACCTGACCTTCAAGACCGACCAGGTGCTGGCCATGCCCGAAGGCTCGGACGAGGCGGCCAGCGCGCTCGTCTCCTTCGCCAAGCTCGACGGGCGCCAGCGCCTTCTGGGCGGCAGGGTCGCGCGCTTCGACATGCGCGCGCCGGGCCGGGTCTACATGCTCACGCGGGACGGCGACCGCATCGGTGAAGGGGAGGGTAGCTGA
- a CDS encoding D-alanine--D-alanine ligase yields the protein MTDARTWHVAVLMGGWANERPVSLMSGEGVAKALESRGHRVTRIDMDRDVAARIAEAAPDVVFNALHGVPGEDGTVQGMLDLMGVPYTHSGLATSVIAIDKELTKLLLVPKGVPMPGGRIVASESLYDGDPLPRPYVLKPVNEGSSVGVAIVTDESNYGNPIRRDAAGPWQEFRQLLAEPFIRGRELTSAVIDGPDGPRALAVTELKPKSGFYDFDAKYTDGMTDHICPAQLPEEIEQACLQLAVRCHTALGCKGTSRTDFRWDDEQGVDGLFVLETNTQPGMTPLSLVPEQAAHVGMDYPTLVEAIVAEALRVHAKEGADG from the coding sequence ATGACGGACGCGCGGACATGGCACGTTGCGGTCCTGATGGGCGGCTGGGCGAACGAACGACCCGTCAGCCTCATGTCAGGCGAGGGCGTTGCGAAGGCGCTGGAAAGCCGCGGCCATCGCGTGACCCGGATCGACATGGACCGCGACGTCGCCGCGCGCATCGCGGAAGCCGCGCCGGATGTGGTCTTCAACGCGCTGCACGGCGTTCCGGGCGAAGACGGCACGGTGCAGGGCATGCTCGACCTAATGGGCGTGCCCTATACCCATTCGGGCCTGGCCACCTCGGTAATCGCGATCGACAAGGAACTGACCAAGCTGTTGCTGGTGCCCAAGGGCGTGCCGATGCCCGGCGGGCGGATCGTGGCGAGCGAGAGCCTCTATGACGGCGATCCGCTGCCGCGCCCCTATGTGCTGAAGCCCGTCAACGAAGGCTCCTCCGTCGGCGTGGCGATCGTGACCGACGAGAGCAATTACGGCAATCCGATCCGCCGCGATGCGGCCGGGCCGTGGCAGGAATTCCGCCAGTTGCTGGCCGAACCCTTCATCCGCGGGCGCGAGCTGACCTCCGCCGTGATCGACGGTCCGGATGGCCCGCGCGCGCTGGCGGTTACCGAGCTGAAGCCCAAGAGCGGCTTCTACGATTTCGACGCCAAGTATACCGACGGGATGACCGACCACATCTGTCCCGCGCAACTGCCGGAAGAAATCGAGCAGGCGTGTCTGCAACTGGCGGTCCGCTGTCACACGGCGCTGGGATGCAAGGGCACGAGCCGCACCGATTTCCGCTGGGACGACGAGCAGGGCGTCGACGGCCTGTTCGTGCTGGAAACCAACACCCAGCCCGGCATGACGCCGCTCAGCCTGGTTCCGGAACAGGCCGCGCATGTCGGCATGGATTATCCGACGCTGGTGGAGGCGATCGTGGCGGAAGCATTGCGGGTGCATGCGAAGGAGGGGGCCGATGGCTAG
- the murB gene encoding UDP-N-acetylmuramate dehydrogenase translates to MSMMQPDDWPMLDEGGAPDAEVEVEGAVGAPVPTHGIRGKVTPDAPLAKLVWFKSGGAADWLFEPADLDDLRTFVERLGGELPIMALGLGSNLIIRDGGVPGVVVKLGKAFAGVDAGDDCIVSCGAGAHGVLVASTARDAGIAGLEFLRGIPGTVGGLVRMNGGAYGREVADVLVDCDVVMPNGRYFTLPAEDLDYSYRHSALPEGAIVVTARFRGEPGDPQAIGAEMERIAKAREESQPVRTKTGGSTFKNPPGEKAWQLVDAAGCRGLTLGGAQVSEKHTNFLINTGDATSADIEGLGEEVKARVYANSGITLEWEIKRVGRP, encoded by the coding sequence ATGAGCATGATGCAGCCCGACGACTGGCCGATGCTGGACGAAGGCGGCGCGCCCGATGCCGAAGTCGAGGTGGAAGGCGCCGTGGGCGCCCCGGTCCCGACGCACGGCATTCGCGGCAAGGTGACGCCCGATGCGCCGCTCGCCAAGCTCGTCTGGTTCAAGAGCGGCGGCGCGGCGGACTGGCTGTTCGAACCCGCCGACCTCGACGATTTGCGCACCTTCGTGGAGCGGCTGGGCGGCGAACTGCCGATCATGGCGCTGGGCCTCGGATCGAACCTCATCATCCGCGACGGCGGCGTGCCGGGCGTGGTGGTGAAGCTGGGCAAGGCATTCGCCGGGGTGGACGCCGGGGACGACTGCATCGTGTCCTGCGGCGCGGGCGCGCATGGCGTACTGGTCGCATCGACCGCGCGCGATGCCGGCATCGCGGGGCTCGAATTCCTGCGCGGCATTCCCGGGACCGTCGGCGGCTTGGTGCGCATGAACGGCGGCGCCTACGGCCGCGAGGTCGCGGACGTGCTGGTCGATTGCGACGTGGTCATGCCCAATGGCCGCTATTTCACCCTGCCGGCGGAGGATCTGGATTACAGCTACCGCCATTCGGCGCTTCCCGAAGGCGCGATCGTGGTGACGGCGCGCTTTCGCGGCGAACCGGGCGATCCGCAGGCGATCGGCGCGGAAATGGAGCGCATCGCCAAGGCGCGCGAGGAATCGCAGCCCGTCCGCACCAAGACCGGCGGCTCGACCTTCAAGAACCCACCGGGCGAAAAGGCATGGCAACTGGTCGACGCGGCCGGATGCCGCGGGCTGACCCTGGGCGGCGCGCAGGTGAGCGAGAAGCACACCAATTTCCTGATCAACACGGGCGATGCGACCAGCGCCGACATCGAAGGGCTGGGCGAGGAAGTGAAAGCGCGCGTCTACGCGAATTCGGGCATCACCCTGGAATGGGAAATCAAGCGGGTGGGCAGGCCATGA
- the murC gene encoding UDP-N-acetylmuramate--L-alanine ligase, whose product MTGVGTDIGTIHFVGIGGIGMSGIAEVMHNLGYTVQGSDLRESPTVERLRSLGISVKIGQERENVEGAAVIVTSTAVKRTNPEVVCALENRIPVVRRAEMLAELMRLKRTVAVAGTHGKTTTTSMVATLLHAGNVDPTVINGGIINQFGSNARLGDSEWMVVEADESDGSFLRLDGQIAIVTNIDPEHLDHYGSFDAVRQAFVDFIENVPFYGVAILCVDHPEVQSVIAKVRDRRILTYGFSAQADLRGENVRYEGGMSMFDAVLHERDGEQRRIADIELPMPGRHNVQNALAAVAVALEMGIDEDTIRTGFRQFDGVKRRFTKTGEAAGATIIDDYAHHPVEIRAVLGAAREAATNRVIAVMQPHRYTRLNDLMEDFQTAFNDSDITYVTPVYEAGEDPIEGATAEALVAGLKERGHRRAATVADREELARELAGTIEPGDIVVCLGAGDITRWAAELPALIAQERGA is encoded by the coding sequence GTGACCGGCGTCGGCACCGATATCGGCACGATCCATTTCGTCGGCATCGGCGGGATCGGCATGTCCGGCATCGCGGAAGTGATGCACAATCTGGGCTACACCGTGCAGGGCAGCGACCTGCGCGAAAGCCCGACGGTGGAACGCCTCCGCTCGCTCGGCATCTCGGTGAAGATCGGGCAGGAGCGCGAGAACGTGGAAGGCGCCGCGGTCATCGTGACGTCCACCGCGGTGAAGCGGACCAATCCCGAAGTCGTCTGCGCATTGGAAAACCGCATTCCCGTGGTTCGCCGTGCGGAAATGCTGGCGGAACTGATGCGGTTGAAGCGTACCGTCGCCGTCGCGGGCACGCACGGCAAGACGACCACCACCAGCATGGTCGCCACGCTGCTTCACGCCGGCAATGTCGATCCGACGGTCATCAATGGCGGGATCATCAACCAGTTCGGTTCCAACGCGCGGCTGGGCGACAGCGAGTGGATGGTGGTCGAGGCGGACGAGAGCGACGGCAGCTTCCTGCGGCTGGACGGCCAGATCGCCATCGTCACCAATATCGATCCCGAACATCTCGACCATTACGGTAGCTTCGACGCGGTGCGGCAGGCCTTCGTCGATTTCATCGAGAACGTGCCGTTCTACGGCGTCGCCATCCTGTGCGTCGACCACCCCGAAGTGCAAAGCGTGATCGCCAAGGTGCGCGACCGGCGCATCCTGACCTACGGCTTTTCCGCCCAGGCCGACCTGCGCGGGGAAAACGTGCGCTACGAAGGCGGGATGAGCATGTTCGACGCCGTGCTGCACGAACGCGACGGGGAACAGCGCCGGATTGCCGATATCGAACTGCCCATGCCGGGCCGCCACAACGTCCAGAACGCGCTGGCGGCCGTTGCCGTGGCGCTGGAAATGGGCATCGACGAGGATACGATCCGCACCGGCTTCCGCCAGTTCGACGGGGTGAAGCGCCGCTTCACGAAGACCGGCGAGGCGGCGGGTGCCACGATCATCGACGATTACGCCCATCACCCGGTCGAAATCCGCGCGGTGCTGGGCGCGGCGCGCGAGGCGGCGACCAATCGCGTCATCGCCGTCATGCAGCCGCATCGCTACACGCGCCTCAACGATTTGATGGAAGACTTCCAGACGGCCTTCAACGATTCCGACATCACCTATGTCACCCCCGTTTACGAGGCGGGCGAGGACCCGATCGAGGGCGCGACGGCCGAAGCGCTTGTCGCCGGACTGAAGGAGCGCGGCCATCGCCGGGCGGCCACGGTCGCGGACCGCGAGGAGCTGGCGCGCGAACTGGCCGGGACCATCGAGCCCGGGGACATCGTCGTATGCCTTGGCGCGGGCGACATCACCCGCTGGGCGGCGGAACTGCCCGCGCTTATCGCGCAGGAGCGCGGCGCATGA
- the murG gene encoding undecaprenyldiphospho-muramoylpentapeptide beta-N-acetylglucosaminyltransferase, producing the protein MTGPNRHYVLAAGGTGGHIIPAFALATELERRGHHVALITDERGAAIPGKPDFLPAHVLPAGRFGKNPIQWIKGLRAVLKGRSMALRLFESFQPSAVIGFGGYPALPALLASTSAKIPSVVHEQNAVLGRVNRLLAGRVQAIATAYPEIERLADKHRDKVALVGNPVRSEVLQLREEPFPAFTEDGLLRVLVTGGSQGARVLSEVVPDGLAMLQPALRARLQITQQCRPEDIDAVRKRYADHDIPAELGTYFEDMASRLADAHLFIGRAGASTIAELTAVGRPAILIPLPIATDDHQSFNTKEVAKAGGARMIRQEQFTAKELAKQIQAMAQKPQTLATAAHAAWNCGRPKAAQDLADLVESFGGDAMMDVIRVGANNARGATQGAAVGQGAAKESAQ; encoded by the coding sequence ATGACCGGCCCGAACCGCCATTACGTGCTCGCCGCTGGCGGCACCGGCGGCCATATCATTCCCGCCTTCGCACTGGCGACCGAGCTGGAACGGCGCGGCCATCACGTGGCGCTGATCACGGACGAGCGCGGCGCGGCCATCCCGGGCAAGCCCGATTTCCTTCCTGCGCACGTCTTGCCCGCCGGTCGCTTCGGCAAGAACCCGATCCAGTGGATCAAGGGGCTTCGCGCGGTGCTCAAGGGGCGCAGCATGGCGCTGCGTCTGTTCGAAAGCTTCCAGCCCAGCGCCGTCATAGGCTTCGGCGGGTACCCCGCGCTGCCCGCTCTGCTGGCGTCCACCTCTGCGAAGATACCCAGCGTCGTGCACGAACAGAACGCCGTGCTGGGCCGGGTCAACCGCCTGCTGGCCGGCAGGGTGCAGGCGATCGCCACCGCCTATCCCGAGATCGAGCGGCTGGCGGACAAGCACCGGGACAAGGTCGCGCTGGTCGGCAATCCGGTGCGGTCCGAAGTCCTGCAATTGCGCGAGGAACCGTTCCCCGCCTTTACCGAGGACGGACTGCTGCGCGTGCTGGTGACGGGCGGCAGCCAAGGCGCACGCGTCCTGTCTGAAGTGGTGCCGGACGGGCTCGCCATGCTCCAGCCGGCGCTGCGAGCGCGGTTGCAGATCACCCAGCAGTGCCGGCCCGAGGATATCGACGCGGTGCGCAAGCGCTACGCCGACCACGACATCCCGGCCGAACTGGGCACCTATTTCGAGGACATGGCATCGCGCTTGGCCGATGCGCACCTGTTCATCGGCCGCGCCGGCGCATCCACCATCGCAGAACTGACCGCCGTGGGTCGCCCGGCGATCCTGATCCCGCTGCCGATCGCGACCGACGATCACCAGTCCTTCAACACCAAGGAAGTGGCGAAGGCGGGCGGGGCGCGGATGATCCGGCAGGAACAGTTCACGGCCAAGGAACTGGCCAAGCAGATCCAGGCGATGGCGCAGAAGCCACAGACGCTGGCGACCGCGGCCCACGCGGCGTGGAACTGCGGCCGGCCGAAAGCGGCGCAGGACCTTGCCGACCTGGTCGAGAGCTTCGGCGGCGATGCCATGATGGACGTTATCCGCGTGGGCGCGAACAATGCGCGCGGCGCGACGCAGGGCGCGGCCGTGGGGCAGGGCGCCGCGAAGGAGAGCGCGCAGTGA
- a CDS encoding putative peptidoglycan glycosyltransferase FtsW yields MSATQPYIPRRTDNRVGGRPRHRSFWNELRVWWREVDRVLLGLVLVLMLIGTVAVSAGSPATAARLSTADEALDPLYFYWAHLRWTAIGVMAMLGLSFLQREDARRIGILLAFAMVVLMIPVIIPGIGHEVNGARRWLKFGLTLQPSEFLKPGFAILLAWILSWRIRDPDLPVAWATGAVMALVGALLMLQPNFGDTMLFGGVWFTLILLSGVAMKKIAGIIVGGLSGVTLTYFFYDNARNRIDSFFAGGTAYDQVDLAQRTLLSGGWTGTGYGLGIRKMRLPEAHTDYIFSVVGEEFGLLACAVIVALFLAIVVRVLVRLADEENLFALLAGAGLTAQLGGQAFINMLVNLQLFPSKGMTLPLVSYGGSSTVATCVTVGLLLAITRRNPFLTRETPGLKVLLGTKAEKEGSPR; encoded by the coding sequence ATGAGCGCGACGCAGCCGTACATCCCGCGGCGGACCGACAACCGGGTGGGCGGCAGGCCGCGCCACCGGTCCTTCTGGAACGAGCTGCGCGTGTGGTGGCGGGAAGTGGACCGGGTGCTGCTGGGCCTCGTGCTGGTCCTGATGCTGATCGGCACGGTCGCGGTTTCCGCCGGTTCGCCTGCCACCGCGGCGCGCCTTTCGACTGCGGATGAAGCGCTCGATCCGCTCTATTTCTACTGGGCGCACCTCCGATGGACCGCGATCGGCGTCATGGCGATGCTGGGCCTGTCCTTCCTGCAGCGCGAGGATGCGCGCAGGATCGGAATCCTGCTGGCCTTCGCGATGGTGGTCCTGATGATCCCGGTCATCATTCCGGGCATCGGTCACGAGGTGAACGGCGCGCGGCGCTGGCTGAAGTTCGGCCTGACCCTGCAGCCGTCCGAATTCCTGAAGCCGGGTTTCGCGATCCTGCTCGCGTGGATCCTGTCCTGGCGCATCCGCGATCCCGACCTGCCGGTGGCGTGGGCGACCGGCGCGGTGATGGCGCTCGTCGGAGCGCTGCTGATGCTGCAGCCCAATTTCGGGGACACCATGCTGTTCGGCGGCGTCTGGTTCACGCTGATCCTGCTGTCGGGCGTCGCGATGAAGAAGATCGCCGGGATCATCGTCGGCGGCCTGTCGGGCGTGACGCTGACCTATTTCTTCTACGACAACGCCCGCAACCGGATCGACAGCTTCTTTGCCGGCGGCACTGCCTACGACCAGGTGGACCTGGCGCAGCGCACGCTGCTGTCGGGCGGCTGGACCGGCACCGGCTACGGCCTCGGTATCCGCAAGATGCGGCTGCCCGAAGCGCATACCGATTACATCTTCTCGGTCGTGGGCGAGGAATTCGGCCTGCTCGCTTGCGCCGTGATCGTCGCCCTGTTCCTCGCCATCGTGGTCCGCGTGCTGGTACGGCTGGCGGACGAGGAGAACCTTTTCGCGCTGCTGGCCGGCGCAGGCCTTACCGCGCAGCTGGGCGGGCAGGCCTTCATCAACATGCTCGTCAACCTGCAGCTTTTCCCGTCGAAAGGCATGACGCTGCCCTTGGTATCCTATGGCGGGTCCTCTACGGTCGCGACCTGCGTGACCGTGGGCCTTCTCCTTGCCATCACCCGGCGCAACCCGTTCCTGACGCGCGAGACGCCCGGGCTGAAGGTTCTCCTGGGGACGAAGGCCGAGAAGGAAGGAAGTCCCCGATGA
- the murD gene encoding UDP-N-acetylmuramoyl-L-alanine--D-glutamate ligase: MIVSPVFAGKRYAVLGLARSGAAAAEALLASGAHVTAWDRQDVARAPFEGRCTLADPLETDLTAFDGLVVSPGVPLNTHPITAHAERFGVPVIGDIELFAQARQSLPAHRVVGITGTNGKSTTTALVTHILDEAGVPVRMGGNIGVPILGEDPLPEGGVYVLELSSYQIDLTRSLACDAAALLNITPDHLDRYDGFEAYCFSKARLFAMQNVGQFAAFGAGDAPTEAVRLAEEARRGAERAVRLTPQSYAQLQPDWPALAGPHNLENAAAAIALVEAIGVDRAAWEPALRSFGGLPHRMEVVCEKDGVTFVNDSKATNTASAAPALAAYPADPDPRIHWILGGLAKEEGLGECEAQLGNVACAYTIGEAGPAFAALLTGRVPVEPCELLCEAVQRSSAKAKTGEVVLLSPACASFDQFRDFEKRGEHFRKIVAEVTDCDPADFGPVGGAPR; encoded by the coding sequence ATGATCGTCTCGCCCGTCTTCGCCGGCAAGCGCTACGCCGTCCTCGGGCTGGCGCGTTCCGGCGCGGCTGCGGCCGAAGCGCTGCTGGCGAGCGGGGCGCACGTTACCGCGTGGGACCGGCAGGATGTGGCCCGTGCGCCTTTCGAAGGACGCTGCACGCTCGCCGATCCGCTCGAAACGGATCTCACGGCCTTCGACGGCCTCGTCGTTTCCCCGGGCGTGCCGCTCAACACCCACCCTATCACCGCCCATGCGGAGCGTTTCGGCGTACCGGTGATCGGCGATATCGAACTGTTCGCGCAGGCGCGCCAGTCGCTGCCGGCCCATCGGGTGGTCGGCATCACCGGGACGAACGGCAAGTCCACCACGACCGCGCTCGTGACCCACATCCTCGATGAGGCGGGCGTGCCCGTGCGGATGGGCGGCAATATCGGCGTACCGATCCTGGGCGAGGATCCGCTGCCTGAAGGCGGGGTTTATGTCCTCGAACTGTCGAGCTACCAGATCGATCTCACCCGCTCGCTCGCCTGCGACGCGGCGGCGCTGCTCAACATCACGCCCGACCATCTCGACCGGTATGACGGCTTCGAGGCGTACTGCTTTTCCAAGGCCCGCCTGTTCGCGATGCAGAATGTCGGCCAGTTCGCCGCGTTCGGCGCCGGGGACGCGCCGACGGAAGCGGTGCGACTGGCGGAAGAGGCGCGTCGCGGCGCAGAGCGCGCCGTGCGCCTGACGCCGCAATCCTACGCTCAGTTGCAGCCCGACTGGCCCGCGCTTGCCGGGCCGCACAATCTGGAAAACGCCGCGGCGGCTATCGCACTGGTCGAAGCGATCGGCGTCGACCGGGCCGCGTGGGAGCCCGCGCTGCGGTCCTTCGGCGGCCTGCCGCACCGCATGGAAGTGGTGTGCGAGAAGGACGGCGTGACCTTCGTCAACGACAGCAAGGCGACCAACACCGCCTCTGCCGCGCCCGCGCTGGCTGCCTATCCGGCGGATCCCGATCCGCGCATTCACTGGATCCTGGGTGGCCTGGCGAAGGAGGAAGGGCTGGGCGAGTGCGAGGCGCAGCTGGGCAATGTTGCCTGCGCCTACACGATCGGCGAGGCCGGCCCCGCCTTTGCCGCTCTCCTGACCGGTCGGGTGCCGGTGGAGCCGTGCGAGCTGCTGTGCGAGGCTGTGCAGCGCTCGTCGGCGAAGGCGAAGACAGGCGAGGTGGTGTTGCTGTCGCCGGCCTGCGCCAGCTTCGACCAGTTCCGCGATTTCGAGAAGCGGGGCGAGCATTTCCGCAAGATCGTGGCCGAAGTGACCGACTGCGATCCGGCCGATTTCGGCCCTGTCGGAGGGGCTCCACGATGA
- the mraY gene encoding phospho-N-acetylmuramoyl-pentapeptide-transferase, which produces MLYLLAEWLDFAGIFNLVRYQTFRTGATLITALLIGLVIGPRFINMLRVRQGKGQPIREDGPQTHLAKRGTPTMGGLMILISLVASLLIWMDLSSPFVWACLAVTAGFGLIGFMDDYDKVSKSSHKGVSGRVRLLLEFTVAGIASYIIVSQINTNLYVPFLSDVSIPLGPFYYVFAAFVIVGAGNAVNLTDGLDGLATMPVVIAAGTFALIAYLVGRADFSEYLGIPHVEGAGELAIFCGAIMGGCLAFLWFNAPPAAVFMGDTGSLALGGALGAIAVASHHEIVLGIVGGLFVMEALSVIIQVFWFKRTGKRVFRMAPIHHHFEQKGWAESTVVIRFWIVAIVLALAGLATLKLR; this is translated from the coding sequence ATGCTCTATCTGCTTGCCGAATGGCTGGATTTCGCGGGGATTTTCAATCTCGTGCGGTACCAGACATTCCGGACCGGCGCGACGCTGATCACGGCGTTGCTGATCGGCCTCGTGATCGGCCCCCGCTTCATCAACATGCTGCGCGTGCGCCAGGGCAAGGGGCAGCCGATCCGCGAGGACGGGCCGCAGACCCATCTCGCCAAGCGGGGTACGCCGACCATGGGCGGGCTGATGATCCTGATCTCGCTCGTCGCATCGCTGCTGATCTGGATGGATCTCAGCAGTCCGTTCGTCTGGGCCTGCCTCGCGGTGACCGCGGGCTTCGGCCTGATCGGCTTCATGGACGATTACGACAAGGTCTCGAAGAGCAGCCACAAGGGCGTGTCTGGCCGGGTCCGGCTGCTGCTCGAATTCACCGTCGCGGGCATCGCGTCCTACATCATCGTCAGCCAGATCAACACGAACCTCTACGTCCCCTTCCTGTCCGACGTGTCGATCCCGCTGGGCCCGTTCTATTACGTGTTCGCGGCTTTCGTGATCGTGGGTGCGGGCAATGCGGTGAACCTGACCGACGGGCTGGACGGCCTTGCGACGATGCCGGTCGTGATCGCGGCGGGCACGTTCGCGCTCATCGCCTATCTCGTGGGCCGCGCCGACTTCTCCGAGTATCTCGGCATCCCCCACGTGGAAGGGGCCGGCGAACTGGCGATATTCTGCGGCGCGATCATGGGCGGGTGTCTCGCCTTCCTGTGGTTCAACGCGCCGCCTGCCGCCGTCTTCATGGGCGATACCGGAAGCCTCGCACTCGGCGGGGCGCTGGGCGCGATCGCCGTCGCCAGCCACCACGAGATCGTCCTCGGCATCGTGGGCGGGCTGTTCGTGATGGAGGCGCTTTCGGTCATCATCCAGGTCTTCTGGTTCAAGCGTACCGGCAAACGGGTCTTCCGCATGGCGCCGATCCACCATCATTTCGAGCAGAAGGGCTGGGCGGAAAGCACCGTGGTCATCCGTTTCTGGATCGTCGCGATCGTGCTCGCGCTCGCCGGTCTGGCGACGCTCAAGCTGCGATGA